One window of Marinobacterium aestuarii genomic DNA carries:
- a CDS encoding fumarylacetoacetate hydrolase family protein, giving the protein MRLVTFADDTGFERAGVLIDSDQAVLDLQQAYRTLKGGDSPQLASVLALVESGDAALDLARSLVARAPADAVLERSAVKLRAPIQPPPQMRDCSCFELHLRQSFAAARRARALQTPDPEATLRAMNTRADDRVIDTFNRQPIYYKCNRFAVIGADDEFQWPSFSKAMDFELEFGCYIGKRGKDIRREDARSHIVGYTIFNDMSARDAQAREMPGMLGPAKSKDFDTGNIMGPCLVTADELGDPYDLNMVARVNGEEWGRGNTRDMRWQFEDVIAHVSRSETLYPGEFLGSGTVGNGCGLEQLRYLRPGDLVELEIDGIGVLRTRV; this is encoded by the coding sequence ATGCGACTCGTAACCTTTGCTGATGACACCGGTTTCGAGCGAGCCGGTGTACTGATCGACAGCGACCAGGCCGTGCTTGACCTGCAGCAGGCCTACCGTACTTTGAAAGGCGGCGATAGCCCCCAGCTCGCTAGCGTTCTGGCGTTGGTGGAGTCCGGTGATGCGGCGCTCGATCTGGCCCGCTCCCTGGTGGCCCGGGCGCCGGCTGATGCCGTGCTGGAGCGTTCGGCGGTCAAGCTGCGGGCGCCGATTCAGCCTCCGCCGCAGATGCGGGACTGTTCGTGCTTCGAGTTGCATTTGCGCCAGAGCTTCGCCGCTGCACGCCGCGCCCGTGCGCTGCAGACGCCCGACCCGGAAGCGACCCTGAGGGCGATGAATACCCGGGCCGACGATCGCGTTATCGATACCTTCAATCGCCAGCCAATTTATTACAAATGCAATCGCTTCGCCGTTATCGGCGCTGATGATGAATTCCAGTGGCCAAGTTTCAGCAAGGCGATGGATTTCGAGTTGGAGTTCGGTTGCTACATCGGCAAGCGTGGCAAGGATATCCGTCGGGAGGACGCGCGCTCGCATATTGTCGGCTACACCATTTTCAATGACATGAGTGCCCGGGATGCTCAAGCCAGGGAGATGCCAGGGATGCTCGGTCCTGCGAAAAGCAAGGATTTCGACACCGGCAATATCATGGGGCCCTGTCTGGTGACAGCGGATGAGCTGGGTGACCCCTACGACCTGAATATGGTGGCGCGGGTTAACGGTGAGGAGTGGGGGCGCGGCAACACCCGTGACATGCGCTGGCAGTTTGAGGATGTCATTGCCCATGTCTCGCGCTCCGAAACCCTCTATCCCGGTGAGTTCCTGGGGTCGGGTACGGTTGGTAATGGCTGTGGCCTGGAACAGCTGCGCTACCTGAGACCCGGTGATCTGGTGGAGCTGGAAATCGACGGTATCGGCGTGTTGCGTACCCGCGTCTGA
- a CDS encoding SDR family NAD(P)-dependent oxidoreductase, whose amino-acid sequence MSQSLQGKNVIVTGGFGVLGRALGQSLLERGARVALLDRAEAPKSLLDMQNLLSLGGVDLTSAESAKAALAQVAEHFGRIDGLVNVAGGFAWETLEAGSLETWDRMYQMNVKTAVVSCQAALPHLLASPAGRIVNIGALASLKAGQGMGAYAASKAGVARLTEALAEEVKDQGVTVNAVMPSIIDTPSNRADMPEADASRWVSPAALAGVIAFLLSDEAAVITGACLPVSGRV is encoded by the coding sequence ATGTCCCAGTCTCTGCAAGGCAAGAATGTCATCGTAACCGGCGGTTTCGGCGTATTGGGCCGCGCTCTTGGGCAATCGTTGCTGGAGCGCGGCGCGCGCGTGGCGTTGCTCGACCGTGCCGAAGCCCCGAAATCCTTGCTCGATATGCAGAACCTACTGTCATTGGGAGGCGTTGATCTGACCTCTGCCGAGTCGGCCAAGGCTGCACTGGCACAGGTTGCCGAGCACTTCGGTCGCATTGATGGGCTGGTGAACGTCGCCGGTGGCTTTGCCTGGGAAACCCTGGAAGCCGGTAGCCTGGAAACCTGGGACCGGATGTACCAGATGAACGTGAAGACGGCAGTGGTCAGCTGTCAGGCAGCACTGCCGCACCTGCTGGCCTCACCTGCAGGGCGCATTGTGAACATCGGTGCCCTGGCGTCACTGAAGGCGGGTCAGGGTATGGGCGCGTACGCGGCCTCCAAGGCCGGCGTGGCGCGTTTAACCGAAGCCTTGGCCGAAGAAGTCAAGGATCAGGGCGTGACGGTCAATGCAGTAATGCCCAGCATCATCGACACCCCTTCCAATCGCGCCGACATGCCGGAAGCCGATGCCAGCCGTTGGGTATCGCCGGCGGCTTTGGCCGGCGTTATTGCCTTCCTGCTGTCGGACGAGGCCGCGGTGATCACGGGGGCCTGCCTGCCTGTGAGTGGGCGCGTATGA
- a CDS encoding Zn-ribbon domain-containing OB-fold protein codes for MTRKLPALNDDNRAFWQGGERGELLIHYCSGCARFFHPPGPICPDCASLEVDARAVSGKGTVLSYTLNYQPWIPELEVPYVVAIIELADQPSLRFISNVVNMDPMEVHIGMPVKVRFLNVEDVWLPLFERDQ; via the coding sequence ATGACAAGAAAACTGCCCGCCCTCAATGACGACAATCGCGCCTTCTGGCAGGGCGGCGAGCGGGGTGAATTACTGATCCACTATTGCAGTGGCTGTGCGCGCTTCTTTCATCCGCCGGGGCCGATCTGCCCCGATTGCGCCAGCCTGGAGGTCGATGCCAGAGCCGTATCCGGCAAGGGCACGGTGCTGAGCTATACACTGAACTATCAGCCGTGGATCCCCGAGCTCGAGGTTCCCTATGTGGTTGCGATTATCGAGCTGGCCGACCAACCGTCGCTTCGCTTCATCAGCAATGTCGTTAACATGGACCCAATGGAGGTGCACATTGGCATGCCGGTGAAGGTGCGCTTTCTTAACGTCGAGGATGTTTGGCTACCACTGTTCGAGAGGGATCAATAA
- a CDS encoding thiolase family protein, whose product MFDHRYEKDVAITGIGQSEVGRPSSKSAMRLTVDACLEAISDAGLERSDIDGVACWPGDNNNGDPFSPVGPGALKNALGLNVNWFGGGYEGPGPLAGVINGAMAIAAGMCKHVLVFRTITEASARVHNKQAGALSNKTQGRDSSFSWQWFTPFNVMSGINLMALYAQRHFHEYGTQPEQLAQIALTCRQNAQRNPKAIYRSPMTMDDYMQSRMISTPLRMFDCDVHCDASTAIVLSRRDAARDTRQPPIRIEAMGAALNQPWSWDQISLTEMAAFDVAKMMWSRTDYGPKDVDSAQLYDGFSILTMIWLEALGLCPVGHSGEFVAGGKRIALDGELPINTNGGQLSGGRTHGLGYVHEACLQLWGRADGRQAANQHVAAVAAGGGPLGGSLLLVRD is encoded by the coding sequence ATGTTCGATCATCGCTACGAGAAAGACGTCGCTATCACCGGTATCGGCCAGTCAGAAGTGGGTCGGCCGTCATCGAAGTCCGCCATGCGCCTGACCGTGGATGCCTGCCTGGAAGCCATAAGCGATGCCGGGCTCGAGCGCAGTGACATCGACGGCGTGGCCTGCTGGCCGGGTGACAACAACAATGGTGACCCCTTCTCGCCGGTCGGCCCCGGCGCACTGAAAAACGCCCTGGGGCTAAACGTCAACTGGTTTGGCGGTGGCTACGAAGGCCCCGGGCCTCTGGCCGGGGTGATCAACGGCGCCATGGCCATTGCGGCGGGCATGTGCAAGCACGTGCTGGTCTTTCGCACCATTACCGAGGCGTCGGCACGTGTACATAACAAGCAGGCGGGGGCACTCAGCAACAAGACCCAGGGGCGCGACAGCAGCTTTTCCTGGCAATGGTTTACGCCCTTCAATGTCATGTCCGGCATCAACCTGATGGCCCTGTATGCACAGCGCCATTTTCATGAATATGGCACTCAGCCGGAACAACTCGCGCAGATCGCCCTGACCTGCCGGCAGAACGCCCAGCGCAACCCCAAGGCCATCTATCGCTCACCGATGACGATGGATGACTACATGCAATCACGGATGATCTCCACACCGCTGCGCATGTTCGATTGCGACGTGCATTGCGATGCCTCCACGGCCATTGTGCTGTCGCGCCGTGATGCGGCGCGCGACACACGCCAGCCCCCCATTCGTATCGAGGCAATGGGCGCGGCACTCAACCAGCCCTGGTCCTGGGATCAGATATCACTGACCGAAATGGCCGCCTTCGATGTCGCCAAGATGATGTGGTCACGCACTGACTATGGTCCTAAAGATGTCGACTCGGCACAGTTGTACGATGGCTTCTCGATACTCACCATGATCTGGCTGGAAGCCCTCGGGCTCTGCCCGGTCGGGCACAGTGGTGAATTCGTCGCCGGTGGCAAGCGCATTGCGCTGGACGGAGAACTGCCCATCAACACCAACGGCGGCCAACTGTCCGGCGGGCGCACCCATGGCCTGGGTTATGTTCATGAAGCCTGTTTACAACTGTGGGGCCGGGCTGATGGCCGCCAGGCCGCCAATCAGCATGTTGCAGCGGTCGCCGCGGGCGGTGGACCACTGGGGGGCAGCTTGCTGCTGGTCAGGGACTGA
- a CDS encoding IclR family transcriptional regulator yields the protein MDSTDVDAPNDNNKAASVVTVKPVVNAVRILRHLSQVGSPERSVDIARQLSINPSTCFNILRTLVVEDVVDFNPMSKRYSAGAGLARLVEQLVTQGQRVQLAKPLLQNLAAQQRVTVTLWRRVGPDRIVIVSSAASPADVRIDMAEGQRLPMLMGASGRLFATQVNLDDPDIQANFERIRWARPLSFTAYREEVRLAAERGWAMDDGHFSIGILAVAAPVYSASGSIDFTVSAVMFRGQRDPEGIEELGAALIEFCAEVATVLS from the coding sequence ATGGACAGCACAGATGTCGACGCTCCCAATGATAACAACAAGGCCGCATCCGTCGTCACGGTGAAGCCGGTCGTCAATGCGGTGCGCATTCTCCGTCACCTGAGCCAGGTTGGTTCGCCGGAGCGTTCGGTCGACATTGCCCGGCAGTTGTCGATCAATCCGAGTACCTGCTTCAATATTCTGCGCACACTGGTGGTGGAGGATGTCGTCGATTTCAATCCCATGTCCAAGCGTTATTCGGCGGGTGCAGGGCTTGCCCGTCTGGTCGAGCAGTTGGTGACCCAGGGCCAGCGCGTGCAACTGGCCAAGCCGCTGTTGCAAAACCTGGCGGCCCAGCAGCGGGTGACGGTTACGCTGTGGCGACGGGTGGGACCTGACCGAATTGTTATCGTCAGTTCTGCCGCCAGCCCTGCGGATGTGCGTATTGATATGGCTGAAGGCCAGCGCTTGCCGATGCTGATGGGCGCCAGTGGCAGATTGTTCGCGACCCAGGTAAATCTCGACGATCCGGATATTCAGGCGAACTTCGAGCGCATTCGCTGGGCGCGGCCGCTGAGCTTCACAGCCTATCGCGAGGAGGTTCGCCTGGCCGCCGAGCGTGGCTGGGCGATGGACGATGGGCATTTCTCGATCGGTATTCTGGCCGTGGCTGCCCCGGTTTACTCCGCCTCCGGTTCCATCGACTTCACGGTGTCGGCAGTCATGTTTCGCGGGCAGCGAGACCCCGAGGGAATTGAAGAGCTCGGGGCCGCGCTTATCGAGTTCTGCGCTGAAGTGGCGACAGTGCTGTCCTGA
- a CDS encoding MFS transporter, with product MSLNRQGAPVSVTRPEYAPFWAPLRHKLFVGLWLACAVANMAIWMQTVGAAWIMTLLSASPLMVSLVQTAITLPVFLFGLPGGVLADRMDPRRLLLLTQSAILGAAAVLCLLAWFDLLQAWSLLLFTFVLGSGSALGMTAWMTTLVGVIPREQVPAAVSLSGISINATRALGPALAGALIAWWNSASVFLVIALCMAAVIVFIIFQLPAKTRVDDLPPETLVGGMRSGLRYIRHSDVLSSALKQVFVFTSCASALWALMPLVAKHELGMGAGGYGLLMAFMGAGAVLAALSLTSVYRRFPLRRLIVAGAFAFAAATFAAALSNSKLVVCAMLLLAGMGWMAVNATISTVVQTYAANWVRARVASVYLLVLMGSMAVGGVLWGALAQYLGLENSLLLSATSILLGVLLTRGGTIAMGREADFADAQQTDKPVLVLAGDVSHDDGPVCVEISYQVGAEERDDFLRIVYAVGQSRRRNGAQNWRLYRDLAQTDHYVERFIVESWLDYLRQQERVTLADEVLERSLSRFRFEPLAPRRYIYQSPVDVV from the coding sequence ATGAGCCTGAACAGGCAAGGCGCTCCGGTGAGCGTAACGAGACCCGAGTATGCCCCGTTCTGGGCGCCGCTGCGCCACAAGTTGTTTGTGGGGCTGTGGCTTGCCTGTGCGGTGGCCAATATGGCGATCTGGATGCAGACGGTCGGCGCAGCCTGGATTATGACCCTGTTGTCGGCCTCACCCTTGATGGTCTCGCTGGTGCAGACCGCGATCACCCTGCCGGTGTTCCTGTTCGGCCTGCCGGGCGGGGTGCTCGCTGATCGCATGGACCCGCGCCGCCTGCTGTTGCTCACCCAGTCGGCGATTCTCGGTGCTGCCGCGGTGCTCTGTCTGCTGGCCTGGTTCGACCTGCTGCAGGCCTGGTCGCTGCTGCTGTTCACCTTCGTCCTTGGCAGCGGCAGTGCGCTGGGCATGACGGCCTGGATGACCACGCTGGTCGGCGTGATCCCGCGCGAGCAGGTTCCGGCGGCGGTATCCCTCAGCGGCATCTCGATCAATGCCACCCGCGCCCTGGGTCCGGCTCTGGCCGGCGCACTGATTGCCTGGTGGAACAGCGCCTCGGTGTTCCTGGTCATCGCCCTGTGCATGGCCGCGGTCATTGTTTTCATCATTTTCCAGCTACCAGCCAAAACCCGTGTAGATGATCTGCCGCCGGAGACCCTGGTCGGCGGCATGCGCAGCGGCCTGCGCTATATCCGCCACTCGGATGTGTTGTCCAGCGCGCTCAAACAGGTGTTCGTCTTCACCAGTTGTGCCAGTGCGCTCTGGGCGCTGATGCCGCTGGTGGCCAAGCACGAGCTGGGCATGGGCGCAGGTGGTTATGGCCTGCTGATGGCTTTCATGGGGGCAGGTGCAGTGCTGGCCGCTCTCAGCCTGACCAGTGTCTATCGTCGTTTTCCGCTGCGCCGGCTAATCGTCGCCGGCGCTTTCGCGTTCGCGGCGGCAACGTTCGCGGCGGCACTGTCGAACAGCAAGCTGGTGGTCTGTGCGATGCTGCTGCTCGCCGGCATGGGCTGGATGGCGGTAAACGCGACTATCTCCACTGTGGTGCAGACTTATGCGGCGAACTGGGTGCGTGCCCGCGTCGCCTCGGTGTACCTGCTGGTGCTGATGGGCTCAATGGCTGTGGGTGGCGTCCTGTGGGGGGCGCTGGCGCAGTATCTAGGGCTGGAAAACAGCCTGCTGCTGTCGGCCACGAGCATTCTGCTGGGGGTGCTGTTGACCCGCGGCGGGACCATTGCCATGGGTCGGGAAGCTGATTTCGCCGACGCGCAGCAGACCGACAAGCCGGTGCTGGTGCTGGCGGGCGACGTGTCCCATGACGATGGGCCGGTCTGCGTGGAAATCAGTTATCAGGTAGGCGCTGAGGAGCGTGACGACTTCCTGCGCATCGTCTATGCCGTCGGCCAGTCGCGGCGGCGCAACGGCGCGCAGAACTGGCGACTTTATCGTGACCTCGCGCAAACCGATCATTACGTCGAGCGCTTTATTGTCGAATCCTGGCTGGACTACCTGCGTCAGCAGGAGCGGGTGACCCTGGCCGATGAAGTGCTTGAACGTAGCTTGTCTCGGTTTCGTTTCGAGCCATTGGCACCCAGGCGATATATCTATCAATCGCCGGTGGATGTGGTTTGA
- a CDS encoding fumarylacetoacetate hydrolase family protein produces the protein MRLARVDISGEAFWALLESPSGPLRRIRAPFAEWLGVLAQRGIAALDLAEEPIELARCRLLPPLQPGARVFGVGLNYLSHLQRLGTEAPAHTLAYMKPESALLGALDDIQYPVLTAELDYEVELVAMLARPLLDEPQASSCLLGYTVGNDISARDAGRQIGRLDLLTQKAMDRTTPLGPWITTLDELGGSGQPALEMSLSVNGERRQQDNTRNMIFPVDELLNYLDARIELRPGDLLFTGSTHGVGLENGRFLKPGDRVEAHIQGIGALRNRVGASRRLHPAREVGRLGRPA, from the coding sequence ATGCGTCTGGCGCGCGTTGACATTAGTGGCGAGGCATTCTGGGCTCTGCTGGAGTCGCCATCCGGTCCGCTGAGACGCATTCGTGCGCCTTTTGCTGAGTGGCTGGGCGTGCTGGCGCAGCGGGGGATTGCAGCGCTGGATCTGGCCGAGGAGCCTATCGAGCTGGCTCGCTGCCGGCTCTTGCCTCCGCTGCAGCCCGGTGCCCGGGTTTTTGGCGTTGGCTTGAACTACCTGAGTCATCTGCAGCGCCTGGGCACTGAGGCTCCGGCGCACACCTTGGCCTATATGAAGCCGGAGTCGGCGTTGCTGGGTGCGCTGGATGATATCCAGTACCCGGTACTGACGGCCGAGCTGGATTACGAAGTCGAACTGGTGGCGATGCTTGCCCGGCCTTTGCTGGATGAGCCACAGGCGAGCAGTTGCCTGCTCGGTTATACGGTGGGCAATGATATTAGTGCCCGCGACGCCGGCCGCCAGATCGGTCGCCTTGACCTGCTCACCCAGAAGGCAATGGATCGCACCACACCCCTGGGCCCCTGGATCACCACCCTTGATGAACTGGGCGGCAGCGGGCAACCAGCGCTGGAGATGAGTCTGAGCGTCAACGGCGAGCGCCGCCAGCAGGACAATACCCGCAACATGATCTTTCCCGTCGATGAATTGCTCAATTACCTCGATGCACGCATCGAACTGCGCCCCGGCGACCTGCTGTTCACCGGCTCGACCCATGGCGTAGGCCTGGAAAACGGGCGCTTCCTGAAGCCTGGAGACAGGGTCGAGGCGCACATCCAGGGCATAGGTGCGCTACGCAACCGCGTCGGCGCGTCACGTCGCCTGCATCCGGCGCGGGAGGTCGGGCGGCTGGGGCGGCCCGCATGA
- a CDS encoding VOC family protein: MDIIGIGYMGFETADIEAWREYGPQVMGFGIGRSPQSDPDSLYFRIDDRRHRFAFHPGKIDRIAYIGWEAVGRMAFEDALKKFTAAGVEFTRGDAELCEKRGVRELIRFRDPVGYQHELFYAQKWTPRSFQPGRPHGGFLADERGAGHVVLITPEYTPELEHFLLEVMGFHWYGAGAGKGRTGFFRSKLNTHTSHDIAYGHGPGRMGVQHVGIVVNSIRDVGETYDIVRKRELPMMMTLGQHCQDPHVSFYHFNPSGFAFETIAEIEPWQGDPYELNPEVLSVWGHEMVGPILGPSVRTPEEVLDPEYLVSKR, translated from the coding sequence ATGGACATCATTGGCATTGGCTACATGGGTTTCGAAACTGCGGACATCGAAGCCTGGCGTGAGTATGGCCCGCAGGTGATGGGGTTCGGTATTGGCCGCTCGCCCCAGAGCGATCCTGATTCCCTCTACTTCCGCATCGACGACCGGCGTCATCGCTTCGCCTTCCATCCTGGCAAGATCGACCGTATCGCCTACATCGGCTGGGAGGCTGTCGGGCGCATGGCGTTCGAGGATGCCTTGAAGAAGTTCACCGCCGCCGGTGTCGAATTTACCCGTGGTGATGCCGAACTCTGTGAGAAACGCGGGGTGCGCGAGCTGATTCGCTTCCGTGATCCGGTGGGCTATCAGCATGAACTGTTCTATGCGCAGAAATGGACACCGCGCTCCTTTCAGCCAGGCCGCCCCCACGGCGGCTTCCTGGCGGACGAGCGCGGTGCCGGTCATGTGGTGTTGATCACGCCCGAATACACGCCTGAGCTGGAGCATTTTCTCCTGGAAGTGATGGGATTTCACTGGTACGGCGCCGGTGCGGGTAAAGGGCGTACCGGATTCTTCCGCTCCAAGCTCAACACTCACACCAGCCATGATATAGCCTATGGACACGGGCCCGGTCGCATGGGGGTTCAGCATGTGGGCATCGTTGTGAACAGTATCCGCGATGTTGGCGAGACCTACGACATCGTCAGGAAACGCGAATTGCCGATGATGATGACCCTGGGGCAGCATTGCCAGGATCCGCATGTGTCCTTCTATCATTTCAATCCGTCGGGCTTTGCGTTCGAGACCATTGCCGAGATCGAACCCTGGCAGGGCGACCCCTATGAACTCAATCCCGAAGTGCTGAGCGTCTGGGGGCACGAGATGGTCGGGCCCATCCTCGGTCCGAGTGTACGTACGCCCGAGGAAGTGCTGGATCCCGAGTACCTGGTCAGCAAGCGCTAA
- a CDS encoding SDR family NAD(P)-dependent oxidoreductase, with protein MTGRLEGKVALITGTGGGQGRVAALQFAREGAIVVGCDFNADGHEETSALLQAEGLQLHGYAPVDLGDHEQAQAWVESAAAEHGRIDILYNNASAARFGPVSEFSVEDWRYTMRNEIDLLFYTTKYAWDYLAEQRGVIINVSSTAAWGGSKVAGIAAHAAAKGAVVSFTRQLAVEGAPVGIRAVSLSPGFIATPGTAAFLENPAARAALLDGVLMDRPGEPEEVVAMAVFVASSEASFITGSDFVIDGGLLAV; from the coding sequence ATGACAGGTCGTTTGGAAGGTAAGGTTGCCCTGATTACGGGTACAGGCGGTGGTCAGGGCAGGGTTGCCGCACTGCAGTTCGCCCGTGAAGGCGCCATTGTGGTGGGGTGTGATTTCAATGCGGATGGGCATGAGGAAACGTCCGCCTTGCTACAGGCCGAAGGCTTGCAGCTGCATGGCTATGCCCCTGTTGATCTCGGCGATCATGAACAGGCCCAGGCATGGGTCGAGTCAGCCGCGGCCGAGCATGGGCGCATCGATATTCTTTACAATAACGCTTCGGCGGCGCGCTTTGGCCCCGTCAGCGAGTTTAGCGTCGAGGATTGGCGCTACACCATGCGCAATGAAATCGATCTGCTGTTCTACACCACCAAATACGCATGGGATTACCTCGCCGAGCAACGCGGGGTGATTATCAATGTGTCATCGACGGCTGCCTGGGGTGGCTCCAAGGTCGCCGGTATCGCGGCCCATGCCGCTGCCAAAGGGGCGGTGGTTTCCTTTACTCGTCAGCTGGCGGTGGAGGGTGCGCCTGTGGGAATTCGCGCGGTCAGCCTGAGCCCGGGGTTCATCGCCACGCCAGGCACAGCGGCATTTCTCGAGAACCCCGCGGCCCGTGCAGCCTTGCTTGATGGCGTGCTTATGGATCGCCCCGGCGAGCCGGAGGAAGTGGTCGCCATGGCAGTGTTTGTGGCCTCCAGTGAAGCCTCGTTTATCACGGGCTCCGATTTCGTTATCGACGGTGGCCTGTTGGCCGTTTAA
- a CDS encoding ferredoxin, whose protein sequence is MSSEKARFQVVADRSRCCGYGLCAAICPSIYKLDADGLVYLDDNIVPPELEEEAREGAAACPAEAIWLEDITPETGKA, encoded by the coding sequence ATGAGTTCCGAGAAAGCGCGATTTCAAGTAGTGGCCGACCGCAGCCGGTGCTGTGGTTACGGCTTGTGTGCCGCCATCTGCCCCAGCATTTACAAGCTGGATGCTGATGGTTTGGTCTACCTGGACGACAATATAGTCCCGCCCGAGCTTGAGGAAGAGGCTCGAGAAGGTGCGGCAGCCTGTCCCGCCGAGGCGATCTGGCTCGAAGACATCACACCTGAGACTGGCAAAGCCTGA
- a CDS encoding MFS transporter, with amino-acid sequence MSHPTSDAAIDFTEFRQGWRMLILAVAGVAVSINAALLYGFGTLVLPLEQAFGWSKSELQVSITFLFGGAVISLQLVGWFNLRHGMKRVTVISLILLSLGYLLTTQLTPSIWSLYLAFALLPIVGMGALAVTWTQLLSLWYERNRGLALAIGLSGTGLTAATIPRLLAWGIEQWDWRAAFVILALLNLLLLLPLTLLWFKVPGSDMSNQQHRGNKLPALQGMSFKEGMASRKFWTCNLALGLVISSIVGMVTSTVPMLQSRGLTASDASLIFSGFGVSLIFGRLLIGYLLDRHWPPGVAAISLALPAIGCLIYLSGTQDFMLLLSAAILVGFGAGAEFDIAAFLVARYFGLREYGRLFGVHQGLNTVASALAPLLFALLLSRTGSYSAMLLYSMACCLVGPLLLLTLGRAPRFSAQPLPALA; translated from the coding sequence ATGTCCCATCCAACTAGCGACGCTGCCATTGATTTCACTGAGTTTCGGCAAGGCTGGAGAATGCTTATTCTCGCGGTCGCCGGGGTGGCGGTTAGCATCAACGCTGCACTACTGTACGGTTTTGGCACCCTGGTGCTCCCGCTGGAGCAGGCCTTCGGCTGGAGCAAGAGCGAGCTGCAGGTCTCGATCACCTTCCTCTTCGGTGGCGCCGTAATTTCCCTGCAACTGGTCGGATGGTTCAATCTGCGTCACGGCATGAAGCGGGTCACCGTGATCTCGCTAATATTGCTGTCGCTGGGTTACCTTTTAACCACGCAGCTAACCCCATCGATCTGGTCCCTCTACCTGGCCTTTGCATTGCTACCGATCGTCGGCATGGGAGCGCTGGCCGTAACCTGGACCCAGTTGCTCAGCCTCTGGTATGAACGCAATCGCGGCCTGGCGCTGGCAATCGGCCTCTCGGGTACCGGCCTCACCGCAGCCACTATTCCGCGCTTGCTGGCCTGGGGCATTGAGCAATGGGACTGGCGTGCAGCCTTCGTCATTCTTGCCCTGCTCAACCTGCTGCTGTTACTGCCGTTGACGCTGCTCTGGTTCAAGGTACCGGGAAGCGACATGTCAAATCAGCAACACCGGGGCAACAAACTGCCGGCGCTGCAGGGCATGAGCTTTAAGGAAGGCATGGCGTCCCGCAAGTTCTGGACCTGTAACCTGGCGCTCGGTCTGGTGATCTCCTCCATCGTCGGCATGGTCACCAGTACGGTGCCGATGCTGCAGAGTCGTGGACTGACGGCCAGCGATGCCAGCCTCATTTTCAGCGGCTTTGGCGTCTCACTGATTTTCGGCCGCCTGCTGATCGGTTATCTGCTGGATCGCCACTGGCCTCCAGGCGTGGCCGCGATTAGCCTGGCACTGCCGGCCATCGGCTGCCTGATCTATCTCAGTGGCACCCAGGATTTCATGCTATTGCTAAGCGCCGCCATTCTGGTGGGGTTTGGAGCCGGCGCGGAGTTCGACATCGCCGCCTTTCTCGTCGCCCGCTATTTCGGCCTGCGCGAATACGGCCGGCTGTTTGGCGTTCATCAGGGACTCAACACCGTCGCCTCGGCGCTGGCACCGCTGCTATTCGCCCTATTGCTCAGCCGCACCGGCTCCTACTCGGCGATGCTGCTGTATTCCATGGCCTGCTGCCTTGTCGGCCCCTTGTTGTTGCTGACCCTGGGCCGCGCTCCACGTTTTTCCGCGCAGCCACTTCCCGCCCTTGCTTAA
- a CDS encoding 2Fe-2S iron-sulfur cluster-binding protein, with product MPTLTLVEHNGTEHQVTGEIGQSVMQAAMFASVPGIQGDCGGACSCATCHAYVDDQWQAQVAEAEGAEADMLEYASERRASSRLTCQLVISEALEGLVLHLPESQY from the coding sequence ATGCCCACGCTAACGCTCGTCGAACACAACGGTACCGAACACCAGGTAACTGGCGAAATTGGCCAATCGGTCATGCAGGCGGCCATGTTTGCCTCGGTTCCCGGAATCCAGGGCGACTGCGGCGGTGCCTGCAGTTGCGCCACCTGCCACGCTTACGTCGACGATCAGTGGCAAGCACAAGTGGCTGAGGCCGAAGGAGCCGAGGCCGACATGCTGGAATATGCATCCGAGCGTCGTGCCTCGAGCCGCCTGACGTGCCAGCTGGTCATCAGCGAAGCGCTTGAGGGCCTGGTGTTGCACCTGCCCGAGTCACAATATTAA